Proteins encoded in a region of the Enoplosus armatus isolate fEnoArm2 chromosome 16, fEnoArm2.hap1, whole genome shotgun sequence genome:
- the vps72a gene encoding vacuolar protein sorting 72 homolog a isoform X2 has protein sequence MTLAVGREPRKTAGNRMSKLLDAEEEDEFYKTTYGGFNDESGDDEYHGEHSDTEDEVDSDFDIDEGDEPDSDQEEDAPRRKSRVVTKAYKEPIKVAKPKPKRPSEEQKKTEKTKVELKRRIPQEFQDFGETRKSVRQSTSEHTRKTNLRLQERQDAPRRRRGAHRDRPLTQEELLAEAKVTAEINIRSLENYERLEADKKKQVHKKRRFEGPTIRYHSVLMPLVSHSVLKEENVDVEGLDQDVPQTTPQNPTTPSQLPAGGLCSRTYITFSDDEAFEPAFPRSAQSSPQLPVQEVCPVTHKAALYRDPVTDIPYANTRAFRIIREAYRKYVAAHGFPNTSGGVTGLDSSAAKGARQKMVVKQSAVGT, from the exons ATGACACTGGCAGTCGGTCGCGAACCCAGGAAGACTGCGGGTAATCGCATGTCAAAATTACTGGATGCTGAAGAAGAGGACGAATTCTACAAGACCACTTACGGAGGCTTCAACGAT gAATCAGGAGATGACGAGTATCATGGAGAACATTCAGACACAGAGGATGAGGTGGACAGTGACTTTGACATCGATGAGGGTGACGAGCCAGACAGCGACCAGGAGGAGGATGCACCTCGGAGGAAAAGTCGGGTCGTCACTAAAGCTTATAAG GAACCTATAAAGGTGGCAAAACCCAAACCCAAAAGACCCTCTGAGGAACAGAAGAAGACTGAGAAAACTAAAGTGGAGCTCAAAAGGAGGATTCCACAAGAATTCCAAGATTTTGGCGAGA CTCGGAAGTCTGTGCGACAGTCCACCAGTGAACATACCCGAAAGACCAATCTGCGCCTGCAAGAGCGTCAGGATGCCCCTCGGAGACGGAGAGGCGCTCACCGTGACCGGCCCCTCACCCAGGAAGAACTGCTGGCTGAGGCCAAAGTAACTGCAGAGATCAACATTCGATCTTTAG AGAACTATGAACGTCTGGAGGCGGACAAGAAGAAACAAGTCCACAAGAAACGGCGTTTTGAAGGACCAACCATCCGTTACCATTCAGTCCTGATGCCGCTGGTGTCTCACTCAGTCCTAAAAGAAGAAAACGTGGATGTTGAAGG GTTGGATCAGGACGTCCCTCAGACGACACCACAGAATCCCACCACTCCTTCCCAGCTGCCTGCCGGAGGCCTGTGCTCCCGTACTTACATAACATTCAGCGACGACGAAGCTTTCGAGCCAGCCTTTCCACGCAGTGCCCAGTCAAGTCCTCAGCTGCCCGTCCAGGAGGTTTGTCCTGTCACCCATAAGGCCGCACTGTACAGAGACCCAGTCACTGATATACCTTACGCTAACACACGAGCCTTCCGCATCATCCGAGAAGCGTACCGTAAATATGTGGCCGCTCATGGATTTCCAAACACTTCGGGAGGGGTGACGGGACTTGACTCCTCAGCAGCGAAGGGTGCCCGCCAGAAAATGGTTGTCAAGCAGAGTGCTGTGGGAACATAG
- the vps72a gene encoding vacuolar protein sorting 72 homolog a isoform X1: MTLAVGREPRKTAGNRMSKLLDAEEEDEFYKTTYGGFNDESGDDEYHGEHSDTEDEVDSDFDIDEGDEPDSDQEEDAPRRKSRVVTKAYKEPIKVAKPKPKRPSEEQKKTEKTKVELKRRIPQEFQDFGESKIARKSVRQSTSEHTRKTNLRLQERQDAPRRRRGAHRDRPLTQEELLAEAKVTAEINIRSLENYERLEADKKKQVHKKRRFEGPTIRYHSVLMPLVSHSVLKEENVDVEGLDQDVPQTTPQNPTTPSQLPAGGLCSRTYITFSDDEAFEPAFPRSAQSSPQLPVQEVCPVTHKAALYRDPVTDIPYANTRAFRIIREAYRKYVAAHGFPNTSGGVTGLDSSAAKGARQKMVVKQSAVGT, translated from the exons ATGACACTGGCAGTCGGTCGCGAACCCAGGAAGACTGCGGGTAATCGCATGTCAAAATTACTGGATGCTGAAGAAGAGGACGAATTCTACAAGACCACTTACGGAGGCTTCAACGAT gAATCAGGAGATGACGAGTATCATGGAGAACATTCAGACACAGAGGATGAGGTGGACAGTGACTTTGACATCGATGAGGGTGACGAGCCAGACAGCGACCAGGAGGAGGATGCACCTCGGAGGAAAAGTCGGGTCGTCACTAAAGCTTATAAG GAACCTATAAAGGTGGCAAAACCCAAACCCAAAAGACCCTCTGAGGAACAGAAGAAGACTGAGAAAACTAAAGTGGAGCTCAAAAGGAGGATTCCACAAGAATTCCAAGATTTTGGCGAGAGTAAGATTG CTCGGAAGTCTGTGCGACAGTCCACCAGTGAACATACCCGAAAGACCAATCTGCGCCTGCAAGAGCGTCAGGATGCCCCTCGGAGACGGAGAGGCGCTCACCGTGACCGGCCCCTCACCCAGGAAGAACTGCTGGCTGAGGCCAAAGTAACTGCAGAGATCAACATTCGATCTTTAG AGAACTATGAACGTCTGGAGGCGGACAAGAAGAAACAAGTCCACAAGAAACGGCGTTTTGAAGGACCAACCATCCGTTACCATTCAGTCCTGATGCCGCTGGTGTCTCACTCAGTCCTAAAAGAAGAAAACGTGGATGTTGAAGG GTTGGATCAGGACGTCCCTCAGACGACACCACAGAATCCCACCACTCCTTCCCAGCTGCCTGCCGGAGGCCTGTGCTCCCGTACTTACATAACATTCAGCGACGACGAAGCTTTCGAGCCAGCCTTTCCACGCAGTGCCCAGTCAAGTCCTCAGCTGCCCGTCCAGGAGGTTTGTCCTGTCACCCATAAGGCCGCACTGTACAGAGACCCAGTCACTGATATACCTTACGCTAACACACGAGCCTTCCGCATCATCCGAGAAGCGTACCGTAAATATGTGGCCGCTCATGGATTTCCAAACACTTCGGGAGGGGTGACGGGACTTGACTCCTCAGCAGCGAAGGGTGCCCGCCAGAAAATGGTTGTCAAGCAGAGTGCTGTGGGAACATAG